A stretch of the Pan troglodytes isolate AG18354 chromosome 20, NHGRI_mPanTro3-v2.0_pri, whole genome shotgun sequence genome encodes the following:
- the ZNF480 gene encoding zinc finger protein 480 isoform X2, translating to MLEQRREPWSGENEVKIAKNSDGRECIKGVNTGSSYALGSNAEDKPIKKQLGVSFHLHLSELELFPDERVINGCNQVENFINHSSSVSCLQEMSSSVKTPIFNRNDFDDSSFLPQEQKVHIREKPYECNEHSKVFRVSSSLTKHQVIHTVEKPYKCNSCGKVFSRNSHLAEHCRIHTGEKPYKCNVCGKVFSYSSNFARHQRIHTREKPYECNECGKVFSNNSYLARHQIIHAEEKPYKCNECGKGFSHKSSLANHWKIYSGEKHYTCDECGKAFYRIALLVRHQKIHTGEKPYKCNECGKVFIQNSHLAQHWRIHTGEKPYKCNECGKVFNQLSNLARHRRIHTGEKPYKCNECGKAFSEYSGLSAHLVIHTGEKPYKCSECGKAFRHKLSLTNHQRIHTGERPYKCNECGKVFNRIAHLARHRKIHTGEKPYKCNECGKAFSRISYLAQHWTIHMG from the coding sequence GGAGCAGCTATGCATTGGGAAGCAATGCAGAAGACAAACCAATTAAAAAACAACTTGGAGTATCCTTTCACTTACATCTGTCTGAACTGGAGCTATTTCCAGATGAAAGGGTAATAAATGGATGTAATCAAGTTGAAAACTTTATCAACCACAGTTCCTCTGTTTCCTGTCTTCAAGAAATGTCTTCCAGTGTCAAAACCCCCATTTTTAATAGGAATGATTTTGATGATTCTTCATTTCTCCCACAAGAACAGAAAGTACACATTAGAGaaaaaccttatgaatgtaaTGAGCATAGCAAAGTCTTTAGAGTGTCTTCCAGCCTTACTAAACATCAAGTAATCCATACTgtagagaaaccttacaaatgtaattCATGTGGGAAGGTCTTTAGTCGCAATTCACACCTTGCAGAACATTgtagaattcatactggagagaaaccttacaaatgtaatgTCTGTGGCAAGGTTTTTAGTTACAGTTCAAACTTTGCACGACATCAAAGAATTCATACCAGAGAGAAGCCgtatgaatgtaatgaatgtggtaAAGTCTTCAGTAATAATTCTTACCTTGCACGACATCAAATAATTCATGCTgaagagaaaccttacaaatgtaatgaatgtggtaAGGGCTTCAGTCATAAGTCATCTCTAGCAAATCATTGGAAAATTTATAGTGGAGAGAAGCATTACACATGTGATGAATGTGGCAAGGCCTTCTATAGGATTGCGCTCCTTGTACGACAtcagaaaattcatactggagagaaaccttacaaatgtaacGAATGTGGAAAGGTCTTTATTCAAAATTCACACCTAGCACAACATTGGAGaattcatacaggagagaaaccttacaaatgtaatgaatgtggaaaagtATTTAATCAACTTTCAAATCTTGCACGACATcgaagaattcatactggagagaagccttacaaatgtaatgaatgtggtaAAGCATTTAGTGAGTATTCAGGCCTTTCAGCCCATCTTGTaatccacactggagagaagccttaCAAATGTAGTGAATGTGGCAAGGCATTCAGACACAAGTTATCACTAACCAATCATCAGAGAATCCATACTGGAGAAAGACCttacaaatgtaatgaatgtggcaaggTCTTCAATCGAATTGCACACCTTGCACGACATCggaaaattcatactggagagaaaccttacaaatgtaatgagtgtggcaaggCCTTTAGTCGCATTTCATACCTAGCACAACATTGGACAATTCATATGGGATAG